The Xanthomonas fragariae genome has a segment encoding these proteins:
- a CDS encoding glycoside hydrolase family 3 C-terminal domain-containing protein, producing MSPVSVSRLAIALGLSLGAPWVALAATTSDHSANSPEQRAAALVAQMSLDEKVAQAMNDAPAIPRLGIAAYEWWSEGLHGIARNGYATVFPQAIGLAASWNTTLMHQVGTAVSTEARAKFNQAGGPGKDHKRYAGLTIWSPNINIFRDPRWGRGMETYGEDPFLTGQLAVGFIRGLQGDDLDHPRTIATPKHLAVHSGPEPGRHGFDVDVSPRDVEATYTPAFRAALVDGKAGAVMCAYNALHGTPACAADWLLNGRVRRDWGFKGFVVSDCDAVDDMTQFHYFRPDNAGSSAAALKAGHDLNCGYAYRALGTAIERGEVDQALLDRSLVRLFAARYRLGELEAPRKDPYAKLGVKDIDNAANRALALQAAAESIVLLKNEAGTLPLKAGTRLAVIGPNADALAALESNYQGTSSTPVTPLLGLRQRFGAQQVRYAQGAPLAAGVPGMIPETALRSDGKPGLRGEYFANVDMAGAARVVRQDRVVSFNWDQVAPARGVPADRYAVRWSGELLPPSTGDYTLAVRVARCFDCAGHDPVRLYIDDRLVVAGNAEDKHVPAGMHNADGRSLETVLHFDDTRPRKIRLEMEHRGQDQGVRLEWLAPAAAQLAEAEQAVAQADAVVAFVGLSPDVEGEELRIDVPGFDGGDRNDIALPAPQQALLERAKASGKPLVVVLMSGSAVALNWAKTHADAIVAAWYPGQSGGTAIARMLAGDDNPGGRLPVTFYRFTKDLPPYVSYDMQGRTYRYFKGEPLFPFGYGLSYTSFAYAAPQLSTTTLQAGNTLQVTTTLRNTGMRAGDEVAQVYLHYPDRPQSPLRSLVGFQRVHLQPGEQRTLTFTLDARALSDVDRNGQRAVEAGNYTLFVGGGQPGTGAAGAAAAFSISGRSPLPK from the coding sequence ATGTCGCCGGTGTCTGTATCGCGCCTTGCCATTGCGCTGGGCTTGAGTCTTGGAGCGCCGTGGGTGGCGCTGGCTGCCACCACATCCGACCACAGCGCCAACTCTCCGGAACAGCGCGCCGCCGCGCTGGTTGCGCAGATGAGCCTTGACGAAAAAGTCGCGCAGGCGATGAACGATGCCCCGGCAATTCCACGCCTGGGCATTGCTGCCTACGAGTGGTGGAGCGAAGGCCTGCACGGTATTGCGCGCAACGGCTATGCGACGGTGTTTCCGCAGGCGATCGGCCTGGCGGCGAGCTGGAACACCACGCTGATGCATCAGGTAGGCACGGCGGTCTCCACCGAAGCGCGCGCCAAGTTCAATCAGGCCGGCGGCCCGGGCAAGGACCATAAGCGTTATGCGGGCCTGACCATCTGGTCGCCCAACATCAACATCTTCCGCGACCCGCGCTGGGGCCGTGGCATGGAAACCTATGGCGAAGACCCGTTTCTCACCGGGCAACTGGCGGTCGGCTTCATTCGTGGACTGCAGGGCGATGATCTCGATCACCCACGCACCATCGCCACGCCCAAGCACCTCGCCGTGCACAGCGGGCCAGAACCGGGGCGGCACGGATTCGATGTCGACGTCTCACCGCGCGATGTGGAAGCGACTTACACCCCCGCGTTCCGGGCCGCGCTTGTGGACGGCAAGGCCGGCGCGGTGATGTGCGCGTACAACGCGCTGCATGGCACACCGGCGTGCGCGGCCGACTGGCTGCTCAATGGCCGCGTACGCCGCGATTGGGGCTTCAAGGGCTTTGTGGTGTCCGACTGCGATGCGGTGGACGACATGACCCAGTTCCACTATTTCCGCCCCGACAATGCCGGCTCCTCGGCTGCCGCGCTCAAGGCCGGGCACGATCTCAATTGCGGCTACGCGTATCGCGCACTTGGTACGGCGATCGAACGCGGCGAAGTGGACCAAGCCCTACTCGACCGATCGCTGGTGCGCCTGTTTGCCGCGCGCTATCGCCTGGGCGAACTGGAAGCGCCGCGCAAGGATCCATATGCAAAGCTTGGCGTCAAGGACATCGATAACGCAGCCAATCGCGCGCTGGCCTTGCAGGCGGCCGCCGAGTCGATCGTATTGCTCAAGAATGAGGCCGGCACGCTACCGTTGAAAGCCGGCACGCGGCTGGCAGTGATCGGCCCCAATGCCGATGCCTTGGCCGCATTGGAATCCAACTATCAGGGCACCTCGTCCACGCCGGTAACGCCGCTGCTTGGTCTGCGTCAGCGCTTCGGCGCGCAGCAGGTGAGGTATGCGCAAGGTGCGCCGCTGGCAGCCGGGGTGCCGGGCATGATCCCGGAAACCGCGCTGCGCAGCGATGGCAAGCCGGGATTGCGTGGCGAGTATTTCGCTAATGTCGATATGGCCGGGGCTGCGCGCGTCGTGCGGCAGGATCGCGTGGTGAGTTTCAACTGGGACCAGGTGGCGCCAGCCAGGGGCGTGCCGGCCGATCGCTATGCGGTGCGCTGGAGCGGCGAGTTGCTGCCGCCCAGTACCGGCGATTACACCTTGGCGGTGCGCGTGGCGCGCTGCTTCGATTGCGCCGGCCACGATCCGGTGCGGCTCTATATCGACGACAGATTGGTGGTCGCCGGCAATGCCGAAGACAAGCATGTGCCGGCCGGCATGCACAACGCCGATGGCCGCAGCTTGGAGACCGTGCTGCACTTCGACGACACCCGCCCGCGCAAGATCCGCCTGGAGATGGAACACCGCGGCCAGGACCAGGGCGTGCGTTTGGAATGGTTGGCGCCGGCTGCAGCGCAATTGGCCGAAGCCGAGCAAGCCGTGGCGCAAGCCGACGCAGTGGTGGCCTTCGTCGGCCTGTCGCCGGATGTGGAAGGCGAAGAGTTGCGCATCGACGTGCCCGGCTTCGACGGCGGCGACCGCAACGACATCGCCCTGCCCGCCCCGCAACAGGCCCTGCTCGAACGCGCCAAAGCCTCCGGCAAGCCGCTGGTGGTGGTGCTGATGAGCGGCAGTGCGGTGGCGTTGAACTGGGCCAAGACGCACGCCGATGCCATCGTGGCGGCGTGGTACCCCGGCCAGTCCGGCGGTACCGCGATCGCGCGCATGCTGGCCGGCGACGACAATCCCGGCGGGCGCCTGCCGGTGACGTTCTATCGTTTCACCAAGGACCTGCCGCCCTACGTCAGCTACGACATGCAAGGCCGCACCTATCGCTACTTCAAGGGCGAGCCGCTGTTTCCGTTCGGCTATGGCTTGAGCTACACCAGCTTCGCGTACGCCGCGCCGCAGTTGTCCACCACCACGCTGCAAGCAGGCAACACGCTGCAAGTGACCACCACGCTGCGCAACACCGGCATGCGTGCCGGCGATGAAGTGGCGCAGGTGTATCTGCACTATCCGGATCGCCCGCAGTCGCCGTTGCGCAGCCTGGTCGGCTTTCAGCGTGTACATCTGCAACCGGGCGAGCAACGCACGCTAACATTCACCCTGGATGCGCGTGCATTGAGCGATGTGGATCGCAACGGACAGCGTGCGGTAGAAGCGGGCAATTACACGCTGTTTGTAGGCGGCGGCCAACCGGGCACCGGCGCCGCTGGCGCAGCTGCGGCGTTTTCGATTTCGGGGCGCTCGCCGCTGCCGAAGTGA
- a CDS encoding peptidase domain-containing ABC transporter → MKAIVQAEASECGLASLAMVASAHGMHLGLPELRRRFHLSFKGIRLNQLIEIAQTLGFSARPLRLEMEQLDQLALPCILHWNLSHFVVLAKVGKAKATIFDPAIGERRLSLGEVARHFTGVALELTPTAEFKQHKAAPCISARQLTGPIRGLWSALSQIALLSMALQVFVILAPFYTQWVVDQVLVSADRDLLVVLGLGFGLALLLQVGIGLLRGWSVVSLSSRLGLQWMGNVFAHLLRLPLDFFEKRHLGDVTSRMSSVQTIQHTLTTSFVEAMIDGVMAMVTLVLMLIYSWKLAVMTLLAVALYLGIRAIAYRPMRECTEQQLVAAAKQQTHLLESLRGMQSLKVAGEEAVRRSTYGNLLNDTVNQDVTLARMSLGFSTASQLVFGLERIAVIWIGARLALDNVFSVGMLVAYLAYKDQFAMRVSGLIDKWIEFRMLRLHGERLADIVLTPPEDHRALPQALPPAAPSIEVEGLSFRYADGEPWVVKDCCFTIAPGESVAIIGGSGCGKTTLVKLLLGLLTPSAGTIRIGGHDLHKLGPRTVRGMVGAVMQDDQLFAGSIADNIRFFQPDADQDRIEAAARLAAVHEEIVAMPMGYHSLIGDMGSALSGGQKQRLILARALYRQPTLLFLDEATSHLDVTRERLVNEAVQHLQLTKVIVAHRPETIASADRILVMEQGRIAQELRPQRSPEMSHLENHVLSA, encoded by the coding sequence ATGAAGGCGATTGTGCAAGCAGAAGCAAGCGAATGCGGGCTGGCGTCGTTGGCGATGGTGGCTTCGGCGCATGGCATGCACCTGGGCTTGCCCGAGTTACGCAGGCGCTTCCACTTGTCGTTCAAGGGCATCAGGCTCAACCAGTTGATCGAGATTGCCCAGACGCTGGGCTTCTCGGCCCGCCCGCTGCGGTTGGAGATGGAACAGCTGGATCAACTCGCGTTGCCTTGCATCCTGCATTGGAATCTGAGCCACTTTGTGGTGCTTGCCAAGGTTGGAAAAGCGAAAGCGACGATCTTCGACCCGGCCATCGGTGAGCGCAGGTTATCGCTCGGCGAGGTGGCCCGACACTTTACCGGTGTGGCGCTGGAGCTGACGCCCACAGCCGAGTTCAAGCAGCACAAGGCAGCGCCTTGTATTTCTGCGCGCCAGCTCACCGGCCCCATCCGTGGGTTGTGGAGTGCGCTGTCGCAGATCGCGTTGTTGTCGATGGCGTTGCAGGTCTTCGTCATCCTGGCGCCGTTCTATACGCAATGGGTGGTGGACCAGGTATTGGTGTCGGCAGACCGCGATTTACTCGTGGTGCTGGGACTGGGCTTCGGATTGGCGCTACTGCTGCAAGTCGGCATCGGCCTGCTGCGTGGTTGGTCTGTGGTGTCTCTCTCCTCCCGGCTCGGATTGCAGTGGATGGGCAACGTGTTCGCGCATCTGCTCAGGTTGCCGTTGGACTTTTTCGAAAAGCGGCATCTTGGGGATGTCACCTCACGCATGTCCTCGGTGCAGACCATCCAACACACCCTCACCACCAGCTTCGTCGAGGCGATGATCGATGGGGTGATGGCGATGGTGACACTGGTGCTGATGCTGATCTACAGCTGGAAGCTGGCAGTGATGACGTTGCTGGCCGTCGCACTCTATCTTGGTATCCGCGCAATTGCCTATCGGCCAATGCGCGAGTGCACCGAACAACAATTGGTGGCCGCGGCCAAGCAACAGACGCATCTGCTGGAATCGCTGCGTGGCATGCAAAGCTTGAAAGTGGCCGGTGAAGAAGCGGTGCGCCGTTCCACTTACGGGAACTTGCTCAACGACACCGTCAATCAAGACGTGACACTGGCGCGGATGTCTCTGGGCTTCAGCACGGCCAGCCAGTTGGTGTTCGGCCTGGAGCGCATCGCGGTGATCTGGATCGGCGCCAGGTTGGCGCTGGACAACGTGTTTTCGGTCGGCATGCTGGTGGCTTACCTTGCCTACAAGGACCAGTTCGCCATGCGCGTGAGCGGATTGATCGATAAATGGATCGAGTTCCGCATGCTGCGCCTGCATGGCGAGAGGCTGGCCGATATCGTGTTGACCCCGCCGGAAGACCATCGCGCATTACCGCAAGCGCTGCCACCTGCCGCCCCAAGCATCGAGGTGGAAGGGCTGTCGTTTCGCTACGCCGACGGCGAGCCGTGGGTGGTCAAGGACTGCTGTTTCACGATTGCGCCAGGGGAGTCGGTGGCCATCATTGGCGGGTCTGGTTGCGGCAAGACGACCCTGGTGAAGCTGTTGCTGGGTTTGCTCACGCCCAGCGCAGGGACGATCCGCATTGGTGGCCACGATCTGCACAAGCTCGGCCCGCGCACGGTCCGCGGCATGGTCGGCGCGGTGATGCAGGACGACCAGTTGTTCGCTGGCAGCATTGCCGACAACATCCGTTTCTTCCAGCCGGATGCGGATCAGGACAGGATCGAGGCGGCCGCGCGCCTGGCCGCCGTGCATGAGGAAATCGTGGCGATGCCGATGGGCTATCACAGTCTGATCGGCGACATGGGAAGCGCATTGTCTGGCGGTCAGAAGCAGCGGTTGATCCTGGCGCGTGCGCTGTATCGGCAACCGACGCTGCTCTTCCTCGATGAAGCCACCAGCCATCTGGATGTTACGCGCGAGCGCTTGGTCAACGAGGCGGTGCAGCACTTGCAACTGACCAAGGTGATCGTGGCGCACCGCCCTGAAACCATTGCCAGCGCCGACCGCATCCTGGTGATGGAGCAGGGAAGGATCGCGCAAGAGCTCAGGCCGCAGCGATCGCCAGAGATGTCACATCTTGAAAATCACGTCTTGAGTGCTTGA
- a CDS encoding rhomboid family intramembrane serine protease, which yields MHWNSDDIFPRAPERWSALRPPWGRKIEGESAVRRAIWQWHPFDPIIVSIPGEKSMLPPICFASMAHQIQKRMLFQCILLFSLMLCMALGFAILSLEKHTTYFVKASVAITLFSIYLFLQYIFIFRKLSSLCEYSRFSAWCYLQPSKQPLSIAVMMIAIGAIQLYLQTRAGSLFNMIEQYGLVFQDAPREPWRYLSGPFLHSGVAHWAANLSLLMVAAGLSFSLGRALVIWLTFLSGVLLPAFLLTFLPHSVSSDAFLGISGGVFALYGWMIGTSLRNRQIFPPALWWLLAYFALATMLASSLLSPRTSWFAHASGLLLGCVIGLLEIGFKHDLKKPMLASSDTGAL from the coding sequence ATGCATTGGAATTCAGACGATATTTTTCCGCGCGCGCCAGAAAGATGGTCCGCGTTGCGACCACCTTGGGGCCGAAAAATTGAGGGGGAATCAGCAGTACGGCGTGCCATCTGGCAATGGCATCCATTCGACCCGATCATCGTGTCGATCCCAGGCGAAAAGTCGATGCTGCCCCCCATTTGCTTTGCAAGCATGGCGCATCAAATTCAAAAAAGAATGCTTTTTCAATGCATTTTATTATTTTCCCTGATGCTGTGCATGGCACTAGGCTTCGCCATTTTAAGTCTTGAAAAACATACCACCTACTTCGTCAAGGCAAGCGTCGCAATTACATTATTTTCTATATATTTATTCCTTCAATATATATTTATTTTTCGAAAATTATCCAGTCTGTGCGAATATTCTCGATTTTCCGCATGGTGCTATCTACAGCCGAGCAAGCAACCGCTTTCAATCGCCGTCATGATGATAGCAATCGGCGCAATTCAGCTCTACCTACAGACACGCGCCGGTAGTCTTTTCAATATGATTGAACAGTACGGGCTTGTGTTCCAAGATGCGCCGCGCGAGCCATGGCGCTATCTCAGCGGGCCTTTCCTGCATTCCGGTGTTGCGCACTGGGCAGCCAACTTGTCTTTACTCATGGTTGCAGCCGGGCTTTCTTTCTCGCTTGGCCGGGCGCTTGTTATTTGGCTGACGTTCTTGTCAGGGGTGTTGTTGCCTGCATTTTTACTGACATTCCTTCCGCATTCGGTCAGCTCGGATGCATTCCTGGGCATCTCTGGCGGCGTATTTGCGTTGTATGGGTGGATGATCGGCACATCGCTACGCAATCGCCAGATATTCCCGCCGGCCCTCTGGTGGCTGCTTGCATACTTCGCACTGGCAACGATGCTGGCATCCTCTTTACTCTCGCCTCGCACAAGTTGGTTTGCTCATGCATCGGGCTTGCTGTTGGGGTGTGTGATTGGCTTGCTGGAGATAGGATTCAAGCATGATCTTAAAAAACCAATGTTGGCATCTTCAGACACTGGAGCGCTTTGA
- a CDS encoding HlyD family secretion protein — MTLFREEVLQTRGNSWLGAISLAQPVRAWVVASAAGVVAAAVVVFLCMGTYAHRSTVTGQLVPIKGLATVMAPATGVVSLLDVSEGQRVKAGQMLGVVTVPRVTLGSGDTEAALRHQLRQRGEGLKSSEQSQLQQLDAQEQGLRAQLANLRQELVQVDAEVATRRNQITLANEVLQRWRQLQDEKYVSVLQIKQQESSALEYTSQMQALQRQATEMRRSAAQIEQQLHVLPGQRGGVQADYRRDVAAVEQEQVQTQVNGALVVTSPVAGVVATQMAKPGQAIQLGQPLLSVVPGDGRLEAELLVPSRAIGFIAPGDSVLLRYQAFPYQKFGHQQGRLSRVSRSALSSSELGALIGNAQQGEPYYRVTVALARQSVMAYGKPEMLKPGMLLQADIIGERRRLIEWVFEPLFSLGK, encoded by the coding sequence ATGACCCTGTTCCGCGAGGAAGTGCTGCAAACACGCGGCAACAGCTGGCTTGGCGCCATCTCCTTGGCGCAGCCCGTGCGGGCATGGGTAGTTGCCAGCGCTGCCGGGGTCGTGGCGGCAGCGGTCGTGGTCTTCTTGTGCATGGGCACCTATGCCCACCGCTCTACGGTGACCGGTCAACTGGTGCCGATCAAGGGCTTGGCCACGGTGATGGCGCCGGCCACCGGCGTCGTGAGCCTGCTGGATGTCAGCGAAGGACAACGGGTCAAGGCCGGGCAAATGCTCGGCGTGGTGACGGTTCCACGCGTGACCTTGGGCAGCGGCGACACCGAGGCGGCACTGCGACACCAGTTGCGTCAGCGCGGCGAAGGCTTGAAATCGTCCGAACAATCACAGTTGCAGCAATTGGATGCGCAAGAGCAGGGCTTGCGTGCGCAGTTGGCCAATCTGCGCCAGGAACTGGTGCAGGTGGACGCCGAAGTCGCCACCCGTCGCAACCAGATCACGCTTGCCAACGAGGTGTTGCAACGCTGGCGCCAATTGCAGGATGAAAAATACGTCAGCGTGTTGCAAATCAAGCAGCAGGAATCCAGCGCGTTGGAATACACCAGCCAGATGCAGGCGTTGCAGCGGCAGGCCACAGAGATGCGACGCAGCGCGGCGCAGATCGAACAGCAATTGCATGTCTTGCCTGGGCAGCGCGGGGGCGTGCAGGCCGACTATCGACGGGACGTGGCGGCGGTGGAACAGGAGCAGGTGCAGACTCAGGTCAATGGCGCCTTGGTGGTGACGTCGCCCGTGGCAGGCGTGGTGGCCACACAGATGGCAAAACCTGGGCAAGCGATCCAGCTCGGGCAGCCCCTGCTGAGTGTGGTGCCGGGCGATGGACGCCTGGAAGCCGAATTACTGGTCCCCAGCCGGGCAATCGGCTTTATCGCCCCGGGGGATTCGGTGTTGCTGCGCTATCAAGCATTTCCGTATCAGAAGTTTGGTCATCAGCAAGGCCGCCTGAGCAGGGTCAGCCGCAGCGCCCTGAGTTCCAGTGAACTGGGGGCGTTGATCGGCAATGCCCAGCAAGGCGAGCCGTATTACCGCGTCACCGTTGCGCTGGCGCGGCAAAGTGTCATGGCATACGGCAAGCCCGAGATGCTCAAGCCGGGGATGTTGTTGCAAGCCGACATCATCGGCGAGCGAAGAAGGCTGATCGAATGGGTGTTCGAACCCTTGTTCTCGCTTGGGAAATAA